The following nucleotide sequence is from Rubrobacter radiotolerans DSM 5868.
TCCGGGGAGTCCGCAACGATCGCGCCGTCGGAGGCGAGCGGCCGGGCCTTCTCTTTCGAGCGGTTCCAGACGTTCACGACGAAGTCCGCAGAGAGAAGGTTTCTGGCCATCGCGGCGCCCATTATCCCGGTCCCGAGCAGGGCGATGGTGGTCGTGCCTTCGGACATGGAAGATCCTTTCCGATCTCTTGTCTTTGCGTAACGTCGGGTCGGCCGCGAGCGGTGCAGAGGCCCCCCGACAGAGGCTAAAGGGCATGCACCCGAAGCGGTCCATCGCCCGGACGGACGAGCTGAAGACGCGTGCTCCACTCCGCCGGAAGCTCTGCACCGCCGCTGCCCGCCGCACCGTCACCCGGCCATTCTACTCCCGCCGGTCTCCGGCTGGTGGCACGAATAACACCGGGCGGGCCGGTACGCTTGTAGAATCCCGGCAGAGCGAGCAGAGGAGACCCTGACGGATACCGAGATGAGGAAAACGGAACGCCGGGACGGAGCGGGACGTCCGGATGCGCTGCGCGCCGAGGGGATCTCGCTACGTTACAAGTCGACCGGGCGCGGTGTTTCGGAGGTGAGCCTCAGGGCCGCGCCGGGAGAGGTCGTGGGGCTCGTCGGACCGAACGGGAGCGGGAAGTCCACGCTCCTTCGCGTTCTCTCGACCGCCGTTGCGCCGGATGCGGGCTCGTTCAGCGTCTCGGGCCTTGACGGGCTCCGGGAGAAGCGCCGGGTCCGGGCGCGGCTCGGGCTGATGTTCGACCGGCCAACGCACTACGGGGACCTCTCGGGCTGGGCCAACGCCTATCTCTTCGCCCGGCACTACGGACTCTCCGAGAAGGAGGCCAACGCAGCGCTTGCGCCGCTCTTCGAGCGCTTCGATCTCGCGGAGTACCGGGACGAGCGGGCGCGGACCTACTCCTACGGGATGGGGAAGAAGCTCGCCCTGATCGAAGCCGTCGCCCACTCCCCGGAGCTGCTCCTTCTCGATGAACCCTCTCTGGGACTCGACTACACCTCGCAGCTCCACTACACCGGCCTTGTACGAGAGCTCGCCGCGAACGGGACGGCGGTCCTTCTCTCGTCGAACCAGGTGGATGAGGTCGAGTCGCTCTGCGACCGGGTCGTCTTCCTCAACCGGGGCAAGGTCGTCGCCGAGGGGACGCCGGAGGAGCTTGTGTCCGCCGTCGGGGGGATGCGCCGGATCGTCGTCTCCCTCAGGAGCCCGGTAGATTACGGAGCGGTCGAGCGCGTGGAGGGGGTCCTGCGAGTCGTTACCGAGGGCCGGGAGGTCGTTGTCCAGACCGACGAGCGGCCGGGAATCGTCGCCGGGGTGGTCGGGGCGTTTGTCGGGGCGGGCGGGGACATCGTGAACCTGCGGGTCGAGCGGCCAAACCTGGAGGACGTCTTCGTGAAGCTTACGGGGGAGGCGCTCAGACGTGAGGATTAACCCGCCGGACGCCTACTGGAAAAAGGACGTCTCGCTGTTTTTCGGCAAGCGGTTCGCGCTTTTTGTAAAGATGCTCTACCCGCTCGTCATTATCGCGCCGGTCGCGGCGAGCAGCATCCCGGCGCAGTACGCGGCGGCGATTATCGGGATAGTGGCGATCATGGCCGGGACCTTCGGAGCGGGCGAGTCGCTCACCAACGACATAAACGACGGCATCCTCGTCCGGCTCGCCATGACCCCGGTCTCGCCGTACAAGGTCGTTGCGCAGGTGCTCTCGGTGAACGCCGTGCTCGACTTTCTGCAACTGCTCCCGGCGCTTGCGGTGGTGTACCTGATCCAGGCTCCCCCCCTCCCCTGGGCGCTCGCGGCGACTTTCGCGGTCTTTCTTACGCTCGTGCTCGCGAACTCCATAGGCATCCTGCTTGCGAACGTCACGACGAGCCCGGCGGATGTGCTCCTGTACGCGACGATTATCCTGTTTCCCCTGATCTACCTCTCCGGCTTCTTCCGAAACCAGAACCCGGAGGGCATACTCGCCGTGCTTCGCGACCTCGTCCCCTTCGCCTACATGAACGACGCGCTCAAGGAGGTCTTCGGCGTCGCCACCGCCCTCTCTCCTGTGCAGACCGTCCTCTTTCCGACGCTTATCTGCGCTGTGGCGGCCGTGCTCGTGTGCCTGACCGCACCGCGCCTCCTGCGCCCGCGCCTGTAAGCTCTTGCGACGGATGCAACCGAGAGAGTTCGGAGGGACGCGAGCGTGAACGCAGAGAGAGACCGGGCGGCCGCAAACGAGGAGCGCGCCCGAAGGCTTGAGGAGGTCGTGGACGCGCTGGAGTCGCTCCGGAGCGGACTTGCCGGGACCCCGGACTTCGACGAGGCGCGTCTGGACGCTCACCTGAAGACGGCTCTCGGCTCCGCAAGGGCCGCCCTCAGCCTCGCAACCGGCCTGCGGAGAGGCGACGCCGCCGGGCCGGAGGGGCACTAGAGCCTCAGCGCCCGGCCTCCGACTCGGCCTTCTGTACGTTTGTCCGGCACGCTCGCTCCAGCGCGCGGTGTTCGCGCCAGCGGGCGAGTAGCCCGGCGGGCCGCCCGAGCTGCCTCCGGCCCCGGGTGCTCTTTACCGAGAAGCGTCCTTCGACAGCCCCGCCGTCCAGCCGCCCGCGCGCCAGAAAGCTCGTGCGCTGCTCCAGGTCCGGCACGGAGAAGTCGTGAAAGAAGAGCGTCGCCGGACCGGAAGGCAACCCCCCACCGGAGAGCGAGGCGACCTCGACCCGTTCTCCTTCGAGCGGCTCTCCGGCGATGCTTACCGTGTCGCAGAGGAGTCCTCCGCCAGATCCCTCCCCCGCGCGCCAGGCAAGGACGGCATGGTCCGGCCCTGTCCGGCGTCCGACGGCCCGAGCCTCGCCCGTCGGGGCGAGGCGGAAGACGAAGCGAGGCAGGTACCACCAGTTCTCCCGCCGCAGCAGGATGCTGTTTGCGAGCTTGCGACCCGGCGGGTACTTCCTGAGTTCCTGGTGCATCAGCTCATCACAGAAGAGGTCGCCCGCGAGGTCGTGCGTAACGGAGAGCCTCCCGGACACCGAGAGCGGCCGCCAGCCCGCGAGGGCGAGCCTCGAATCGGAGAAGGTCAGGCAGACGTCGGGGCTCTGCTCCAGGCGCCGGGCGAGCTCCGCGTCGGCGTAGGTCAGCGTGAAGGCGACCTCCTCGCCGTCGAGAAGCAGGGGCGTTACGGGACGAACCTCCGGGAGACCCTCGGCATCGAGAAAGGCCAGCTCCGCGACGGCGGCCTTCTGCGCGGAGCCGAACAGCGCGCTTTCGTCCGAAGGTTCCGGTCCGGCTTGAAAGAGAGACATCGTATCCTCATACTACCCCAGAGGGAAAAGGGAGTCTGGCCCGGACGGAAGGTCCGGACCCGGAAGGGAGAGCCTGTATGCCAGCGGTCGTTATCGTCGTCCTCGTACTCTTCGCCTTCTTTCTGGGGTACCGGTTCTACTCGAAGTACCTTGCGGAGAAGGTCTACGGCCTGGACAAGGCCCGGCCGACCCCGGCACACGAGTTCGAGGACGGGGTGGACTACGTGCCTACAAACAAGCACATCCTCTTCGGACACCACTTCACGAGCGTAGCCGGTGCGGCTCCTATAACGGGACCGGCGATCGCAGTTTTCTGGGGCTGGGTCCCGGCGCTTTTGTGGGTGGTCCTCGGGACGATCTTCGCCGCCGGAGCGCACGACTTCGGCTCGATCGTGGTCTCGGTCAGAAACCGGGCGCAGAACATCGGGACGCTCGCCGGCTCGGTTATAAGCCGCCGGGCGAGGACGCTCTTTCTCGTGATCATCTTCTTCCTGCTCACGCTCGTGAACGCGGTGTTCTCGATCGTCATGGCGACGCTGTTCATCGGGACGCCGTCCGCGGTCATCCCGGCGGCGGTCGTTATCCCGATCGCGATCGCCATCGGCCAGCTCGTCTACCGCAGGCGCGGTTCGATCGTCCTCCCGACTATCGTCGGGCTGATCATCCTCTACGCGACGATCCCGCTCGGTCAGGCGTTCCCGATAACGGTCGACCCGCTCGCCGGGGCCCTCGGCCTTGAGGCGCAAACGGTCTGGGTCATTATCCTCTTCACCTACACCTGGTTCGCCGCGAGGCTCCCGGTGTGGCTCCTCCTCCAGCCGCGGGACTACATAAACTCCTACCAGCTCTTCGTAGCGCTGGCCGTGATCTTCATTGGTGTCGCGGTGGGCCTCAACACCATCGTCGCTCCGGCCTTCAACCAGGACTTGCCGGAGGGCTCGCCGTTCTGGTTCCCGTTCCTGTTTATCACGATCGCCTGCGGGGCCATCTCGGGCTTCCACAGCCTCGTCGCCTCGGGAACGACCTCTAAGCAGCTCGACAACGAGCAGGACGCGCGCTACGTTGGGTACATGGGCTCGCTCGGGGAGGGCTCGCTCGCGCTGGCCTCGATCCTCGCGTGCACCGCTGGGATCGGGGCGTACTCGGTCTGGCAGGAGAGCTACTCCAGCTTCAACTCGGCCTCGGCGAACGGGCTCGGCAACTTCACGACCGGGGTCGGGGAGTTCGTGAGCAACATAGGCATCCCGGCGGCGGTCGGCGCGACGTTTGCGGCGGTCGTCGTTATAACCTTTGCGGGCACGACGCTCGACACGGCCGTCAGGCTCCAGAGGTACGTCGTGCAGGAGATCGGGGAGATAACCGGCGTAAGGACGCTCTCGCGCAACATGACGCTCGCAGCGACGATCGCGGTCCTTCTCTCGGCGGGGCTCGCGCTCTTCCCCTACGGCGGAGGCGGCGAGGCGGGCTTCGCCTTCGGCGTCCTGTGGCAGCTCTTCGGCACGACAAACCAGCTCACCGCCGGACTCGCGCTCGCCGTTATAGCGGTCTGGGTGCTTGCAAGCGGCCGGAACCCGCTCGCCGCGATAATCCCCCTCGTCTTCCTCCTGACGATGACGTCCTGGGCGCTCCTTATAAACCTCGGGAACTTTTTCCGCGACGGGGCGTGGCTCCTGCTCGTCCTCGACATCATTATCTTTGTCCTCGCCGTCTGGCTTATCGTCGAGGCGGTAGCGGCGATGAACCGGGTCCGCCGGGAACGGCGCGCAGGCGGCGCAGACGCGGACGCGGGCGCGACGGACCGTTCCCCGGAGCGGCCTCCGGAGGGCTAGCTTGCCGGACTACTTCGAGCACCGGGTCCTGCTCGTGCGGGAGCTCGACGCGCAGGTCTCGGCGTCGGGCTGCTGCGGACGCCTCGGCGGGGAAGGGAGCGAGATCGGGGACAGCCGGGACTACGCTCACAACCGGGTCGAGATGGAGGCGATGGGCCGGGTCTACCGCGCCCTGAAGGAGGCCCTCTTCGACCGGGACGTCGGGATAACGGTCGTAGACCCGAGAAACGCGCTCTGGCTCCTTCCGGCGATCGTCCGCGACGCCCGCCGCCGCGGGGTTCGCCTCCCGATCTCGAAGACGCTCGCAAGCGTCCGGCGCGGGATCTCCTACAACGCGGTCCTTCTCGACGGGAAGGTGCTTTTCTCCGGGCGCGTCCCGGCCCCGGAGGAGGCGGTCCGGGCGGTCCTCGCTGAGCTGGAGGCCATCGAGGCAGACGGGGCGGCGCGTGTCCCCTAGCCTCCGGGAGCTTTTCGAGCGCTTCGAGGAGTTCAACCGCCAGTACATGACGAGCCGCTGGCGGTCGGGGCTCCAGAGGGAGGCCGCCCGCCAGGAGGACGTCCTGATGGCGATGCTCTTCCTTGAAGCTCTGGGCGTCGAGAACCCGACGGTCTACTACACGCTGGAGCTCTACCCGGAGTTCGTTGAGTCCTTTCACCGCTGGCACCGGAGGATGGGACAGGACACCTTCCCCGAGCCGGGCTTCTGCTGTTGACGGAGGAGAGGGAGGAACGTCCGGCGTCCGGTCTCCGGCGGCTCGTCTTTCTCGGGGGGAAGGGCGGGGTCGGAAAGACGACGCTCGCTGCGGCGTACGCGACGATGCTCGCCGCGCGCGGGGAGAGGACGCTACTCGTCTCGACCGACCCGGCTCACTCTACAAGCGACGTGCTCGGAGTGCGCCTCACCGGCGAACCGACGGAGGTGGAGACCGGGCTCTCTGCGGTGGAGATCGACGCCGCTGCGGACGCGGCGCGCTACGTCGAGGGGATAAAGCGGGACTCGAAGGAGTCCGTGAGCCCCGAGGTCCTGCCGACGATCGAGCGGCACCTCGATCTTGCAAAAGGGAGTCCCGGAACGGAGGAGTCCGCGCTCTTCGAGCGGTTCGTGGACCTGATCTCCCTCTGTCCCGCAGAGTACGATCGCATCGTCTTCGACACCGCCCCGACGGGCCATACCCTGCGCCTGCTCGCCCTCCCGGCCCTGCTCTCGGTCTGGGTCGAGGGGATGGTCCGCCAGCGGGAGAAGGTCGCCGGCATGGAGCGGATGCTCAGGAACCTCGCCGGGCGCGACGAACCGGCGGGCGACCCCGTCCTTGAGCGGCTGCGAGAGCGCCGACAGAGGTTCCACCACGCCCGCCACCGGCTCCTCGAAGACACGACGTTCTACCTCGTCACGGTCCCCGAGCGGCTCCCGATCGAGGAGACGGAGCGGGCCCTTTCGACCCTCACCGCCGGAGGGGTTCACGTCGGAGCCCTGCTCGTGAACCGCGTCCTCCCCGAGCGCGCCGCCGAGGGCGACTTCATGCGCGCCCGGCTCGATCAGCAGCGCGAGTACCTCCGGGAGATAGAGCGCCGCTTTACGGGTTACCGGACGGTCCGGATAGAGCAGGACGCCCGCGACGTCACGAGCCGGTCACAGCTGCGGGAGATCGCCGCCCGCCTGAAGGACGCCGGGCTCGGCTAGCTCGCCGCCCTGCGGCCGACGCGGCTTAGGGGCTCGTGGTCGCGGAAGTGGACGCTGCGGTTCGTGGTTCCGGAGTCGTCGGCGGTGGTGATGCGGCGGCTCAGGGGCAGGTAGACACCCTCTACCGCAACGTAGCCGTCGCGGTAGATGTCGGTCCTGACGAGCCGGTCGTTCTCGCGGCTCCAGTAGACGATGCAGTAGTGGACCGGGAGGGTCTTGTCGCCTTCGGTATGCAGGCGCTCCTGGACCTGGATCGTGAACCGGAGGTCCCCGAAGGCGCGCTCGACCTGCTCTATTCGCCCGGACCTTATCCGGTACACCGAGTCGAGCCCGTCTTCGACACGTACCGTTCTTCCGGCGGGGTTCTCCCGGGCGTCGAGCGTGAGCCTGAGGCTCCCTTCGGCCCGCTCGTAGGGGATGCGCCAGCGGTGGCCGATCATGGACGCTATCTCCCACCTCAGATGGTCGTCCACCCTTCCGGCCGCTCCCGTGTAGCGGATGTCGGCCGGGTTCCTGACCTCCACGGCTCCGCCCCAGCCCTCGCCGTCCCAGGCGTAGTGCATCTTCGCCCGAAACCCGCAGAAACCTTCCGGGTAACGGTACTCGGCCTCGTACGCCCGGCGCATGAGGCGATGTGCCGCCTCGTCGTTCAAGCCCTCTAGCCCTCCCGGACGAGCCCGGTGAACTTCCCGGCGGCCCCGGCGGCCCACTCGCGAGCGCCCTCGATGTCCTCGTCCTCGGGGAAACCGTCGATATCGAACCGCTCGACGACCTCCTCGGCCCCGAGCTCCGTCAGGAACCTGCTCCAGATCTTCCCCGCCTCGCAGAAGTCTTCGTAGTGATCGTCCCCGAGCGCGCACACCCCGAAGACGACCCCCGAGAGGTCGGGCCTCTCCTCCTCAAGCACCTCGAAGAGGTCTACCGAGTTGCTCGGGAGCTCCCCGTCCCCCGTCGTCGCCGTGCACACAACAACCGCCCGGCTCCCGTCAAAGACGTCCGAGCGGGCCAGCTCCATGTCCAGCACCTCAGCCTCCATCCCGGCCTCCTCAAGCGCCGCGAGAAGCTCGTCCCCCACGTCCTCTGCCGTCCCCGTCTCCGTCCCGATGAGTATCACCGCTCTCTCCATCGCGCCTCCCCGCTCTCCGACTTCGCCTTAATGAGATCCGTTTGCAATAACTCGCGGTCAGGATAGGTTTGCGGAGTGGGTCCGTCAACGGAGGTGTGGGGCCGGATGTGATCGAGGTCCGTGACCTGGGTCAACTGCCCGGGAGAGCACTCTATACCATGCCATCGGGTGCCGACGGAAAGACGTGTGAGGGTCTCCCCGTTCAAGCTCTCTTGGTGAGTGCGTCTTTGTATTGCTTTTTTGCGGTTCGGTTAGCTCGCTTCCAGGTCGTCCCGGCTGAGGCGCCGAACGCTCCCGTTTGCGGCCTCCGGTCCGTGGTGGATGCCGTAGGGGATACAGAGGGGGATGCCGCTCCGGGGGTCGGGGACGATCTCCGCCTCGACCCCGAAGACCTCACGGAAGAGCTCTTCGGTCATGATCTTCTCGGGCGGACCGGCGCGGTAGACGCGGCCCTTCGAGAGGGCGACGATGTGATCCGAGTAGCGCGAGGCGTTGTTCAGGTCGTGAAGGACCATGAGGATCGTGCGGCCCTCCTCGCGGTTTAGGCGTTCGAGGAGTTGAAGGACCTCGAGCTGGTGCGCCATGTCGAGGTAGGTCGTCGGTTCGTCGAGGAGAAGAGTCTCGGTCTCCTGGGCGAGGGCCATCGAGATCCAGGCCCGCTGACGCTGCCCACCGGAGAGCGTGTCGAGCGAGCGGTCGGCGAACTCAAGGACGCCGGTCGTCTCCATCGCGCGCTCGACGGCCCGCTCGTCCTCCTTCGACCATTGCTTGAGCCAGCTCTGGTGCGGGTAGCGGCCCTGCGCGGCGAGCTCCCGGACGGTCAGTCCCTCCGGGGCCTCCGGGCTCTGCGGCAGGAGGCCCAGGCGCCGCGCGACCTCGCGGGTGGGGAGCTTCGAGATCTGCTCCCCGTCGAGGAGTACCGCTCCCCGTCGGGGTTTCATCAGGCGCGCCATCGCTCGCAGAAGCGTCGACTTGCCGCAGCCGTTCGGCCCGACGACGGAGGTGACCTTGCCGGCCGGGATCTCTGCCTCAAGCTCCCGGATCACGTCCACGCCGTCGTAGCCGAGGACGAGCGAGTCGGTCTTTATCTTGCTCACGAGCTTTCTCCTTCGAGCGGGTGTTCTTCGGGATCAGCGGGGGTTCTCGGGGACGGCACGGGTGCCGCTTCTCTCTCTGCTCCGCCGTTTGCGGAGTATGGTCGGGCTATACTTCCTCCATGACACAGTCCGAACGGGAGAGCAGACAGCTTACGGTCGAGGAGTACCTCGAACTGGAGAAGACCTCGTCGGTGAAGCACGAGTTCGTCGGCGGCGAAGTCCACGCCATGACCGGAGCGAGCCGTCGGCACAACACCATCGCCGGGAACGTCTTTCTCGCTCTTCGCCTCGCCGCTCGCGGCAGCACCTGCCGGGTCTTTCAGAGCGACATGAAGGTCCGGGTCTCTAGCGACACTTTCTACTACCCGGACGTGCTCGTCGCCTGCGACGATCCACCCGAAGACGAGTACACCGAAGATGCACCGTGCCTTGTCGTGGAGGTCGTATCTCCGTCCACCGAGGCAACCGACCGGCGGGAGAAGCTCGCCGCCTACAAGCGAATGCCGGACCTGAAGGCGTACCTTATCGTCTCTCAGGAGAGGAAGTG
It contains:
- a CDS encoding ABC transporter ATP-binding protein, with the protein product MRKTERRDGAGRPDALRAEGISLRYKSTGRGVSEVSLRAAPGEVVGLVGPNGSGKSTLLRVLSTAVAPDAGSFSVSGLDGLREKRRVRARLGLMFDRPTHYGDLSGWANAYLFARHYGLSEKEANAALAPLFERFDLAEYRDERARTYSYGMGKKLALIEAVAHSPELLLLDEPSLGLDYTSQLHYTGLVRELAANGTAVLLSSNQVDEVESLCDRVVFLNRGKVVAEGTPEELVSAVGGMRRIVVSLRSPVDYGAVERVEGVLRVVTEGREVVVQTDERPGIVAGVVGAFVGAGGDIVNLRVERPNLEDVFVKLTGEALRRED
- a CDS encoding ABC transporter permease — translated: MRINPPDAYWKKDVSLFFGKRFALFVKMLYPLVIIAPVAASSIPAQYAAAIIGIVAIMAGTFGAGESLTNDINDGILVRLAMTPVSPYKVVAQVLSVNAVLDFLQLLPALAVVYLIQAPPLPWALAATFAVFLTLVLANSIGILLANVTTSPADVLLYATIILFPLIYLSGFFRNQNPEGILAVLRDLVPFAYMNDALKEVFGVATALSPVQTVLFPTLICAVAAVLVCLTAPRLLRPRL
- a CDS encoding pyridoxamine 5'-phosphate oxidase family protein, with product MSLFQAGPEPSDESALFGSAQKAAVAELAFLDAEGLPEVRPVTPLLLDGEEVAFTLTYADAELARRLEQSPDVCLTFSDSRLALAGWRPLSVSGRLSVTHDLAGDLFCDELMHQELRKYPPGRKLANSILLRRENWWYLPRFVFRLAPTGEARAVGRRTGPDHAVLAWRAGEGSGGGLLCDTVSIAGEPLEGERVEVASLSGGGLPSGPATLFFHDFSVPDLEQRTSFLARGRLDGGAVEGRFSVKSTRGRRQLGRPAGLLARWREHRALERACRTNVQKAESEAGR
- a CDS encoding carbon starvation protein A; this encodes MPAVVIVVLVLFAFFLGYRFYSKYLAEKVYGLDKARPTPAHEFEDGVDYVPTNKHILFGHHFTSVAGAAPITGPAIAVFWGWVPALLWVVLGTIFAAGAHDFGSIVVSVRNRAQNIGTLAGSVISRRARTLFLVIIFFLLTLVNAVFSIVMATLFIGTPSAVIPAAVVIPIAIAIGQLVYRRRGSIVLPTIVGLIILYATIPLGQAFPITVDPLAGALGLEAQTVWVIILFTYTWFAARLPVWLLLQPRDYINSYQLFVALAVIFIGVAVGLNTIVAPAFNQDLPEGSPFWFPFLFITIACGAISGFHSLVASGTTSKQLDNEQDARYVGYMGSLGEGSLALASILACTAGIGAYSVWQESYSSFNSASANGLGNFTTGVGEFVSNIGIPAAVGATFAAVVVITFAGTTLDTAVRLQRYVVQEIGEITGVRTLSRNMTLAATIAVLLSAGLALFPYGGGGEAGFAFGVLWQLFGTTNQLTAGLALAVIAVWVLASGRNPLAAIIPLVFLLTMTSWALLINLGNFFRDGAWLLLVLDIIIFVLAVWLIVEAVAAMNRVRRERRAGGADADAGATDRSPERPPEG
- a CDS encoding cory-CC-star protein, which codes for MSPSLRELFERFEEFNRQYMTSRWRSGLQREAARQEDVLMAMLFLEALGVENPTVYYTLELYPEFVESFHRWHRRMGQDTFPEPGFCC
- a CDS encoding ArsA family ATPase encodes the protein MTEEREERPASGLRRLVFLGGKGGVGKTTLAAAYATMLAARGERTLLVSTDPAHSTSDVLGVRLTGEPTEVETGLSAVEIDAAADAARYVEGIKRDSKESVSPEVLPTIERHLDLAKGSPGTEESALFERFVDLISLCPAEYDRIVFDTAPTGHTLRLLALPALLSVWVEGMVRQREKVAGMERMLRNLAGRDEPAGDPVLERLRERRQRFHHARHRLLEDTTFYLVTVPERLPIEETERALSTLTAGGVHVGALLVNRVLPERAAEGDFMRARLDQQREYLREIERRFTGYRTVRIEQDARDVTSRSQLREIAARLKDAGLG
- a CDS encoding DUF3386 family protein — protein: MNDEAAHRLMRRAYEAEYRYPEGFCGFRAKMHYAWDGEGWGGAVEVRNPADIRYTGAAGRVDDHLRWEIASMIGHRWRIPYERAEGSLRLTLDARENPAGRTVRVEDGLDSVYRIRSGRIEQVERAFGDLRFTIQVQERLHTEGDKTLPVHYCIVYWSRENDRLVRTDIYRDGYVAVEGVYLPLSRRITTADDSGTTNRSVHFRDHEPLSRVGRRAAS
- a CDS encoding flavodoxin domain-containing protein produces the protein MERAVILIGTETGTAEDVGDELLAALEEAGMEAEVLDMELARSDVFDGSRAVVVCTATTGDGELPSNSVDLFEVLEEERPDLSGVVFGVCALGDDHYEDFCEAGKIWSRFLTELGAEEVVERFDIDGFPEDEDIEGAREWAAGAAGKFTGLVREG
- a CDS encoding ABC transporter ATP-binding protein — encoded protein: MSKIKTDSLVLGYDGVDVIRELEAEIPAGKVTSVVGPNGCGKSTLLRAMARLMKPRRGAVLLDGEQISKLPTREVARRLGLLPQSPEAPEGLTVRELAAQGRYPHQSWLKQWSKEDERAVERAMETTGVLEFADRSLDTLSGGQRQRAWISMALAQETETLLLDEPTTYLDMAHQLEVLQLLERLNREEGRTILMVLHDLNNASRYSDHIVALSKGRVYRAGPPEKIMTEELFREVFGVEAEIVPDPRSGIPLCIPYGIHHGPEAANGSVRRLSRDDLEAS
- a CDS encoding Uma2 family endonuclease — its product is MTQSERESRQLTVEEYLELEKTSSVKHEFVGGEVHAMTGASRRHNTIAGNVFLALRLAARGSTCRVFQSDMKVRVSSDTFYYPDVLVACDDPPEDEYTEDAPCLVVEVVSPSTEATDRREKLAAYKRMPDLKAYLIVSQERKWIERHFRDESGEWRRADLTEEGSFPVPCPPGAALSLAEVYEGL